The genomic window ATTAAGCAGGGGTAAGGCGTAAGAAGCAGTTCTGAAATTGTTTAATTTCAATATCATATTCCTTTAACCAATCGGACCATTTCTCTTACCGCCCTTTCAAATCCTACGAAGATTGCTCGTGCAACGATCGCGTGTCCGATGCTTAATTCTTCAATTTCTTCTATTTTTGTAATTGGGATTACATTCAAATAATTTAATCCATGACCCGCATTTACGCCAAGTCCAAGTCGTCGTGCAAGCTTTGCTATTTCTTTTATTTTTTGAAGTTCTTCAAACTGTTTTTTATCACTTCTTGCATTTGCATATTCGCCAGTGTGAATTTCAATAAAGTCAGCCCCTGTTTTCGCTGCGGATTCAACTTGTTTAGGGTCTGGATCAACAAACAAACTGACTTTTATATCGTGCTTATGCATTTCAATTACGACATCAGATAGATAAGAAATTTGATCAACAACATTTAATCCTCGCTCTGTCGTTCTTTCAAGGCGTCTTTCTGGCACAATTGTTACAAGATCAGGTAGGGTTTCAATAGCAATTTTAATCATTTCTTCAGTAGCGGCCATTTCAAGGTCAAGTTTTGTCTTTATTGTTTCCCTTAGTAAGCGAAGGTCGCGGTCGTTTATATGACGCCTGTC from Candidatus Kryptonium sp. includes these protein-coding regions:
- a CDS encoding pyridoxine 5'-phosphate synthase, coding for MKLSVNVDHVATLREARGGLEPDPVTAAHIAELAGADGIVCHLREDRRHINDRDLRLLRETIKTKLDLEMAATEEMIKIAIETLPDLVTIVPERRLERTTERGLNVVDQISYLSDVVIEMHKHDIKVSLFVDPDPKQVESAAKTGADFIEIHTGEYANARSDKKQFEELQKIKEIAKLARRLGLGVNAGHGLNYLNVIPITKIEEIEELSIGHAIVARAIFVGFERAVREMVRLVKGI